From the genome of Danio rerio strain Tuebingen ecotype United States chromosome 2, GRCz12tu, whole genome shotgun sequence, one region includes:
- the gbp1 gene encoding guanylate-binding protein 1 isoform X1, which produces MSKPTMMPSPICLVENVNGSLSICKDAIDFLSNINEPVVVVSVVGLYRTGKSYLMNRLAGQQTGFALGNTIESKTKGIWMWCVPHPKKQGHTLVLLDTEGLGDVDKGDSKNDGWIFCLAVLLSSTLVYNSRGTIDNSALEKLHYITELTEQIKIRTAEAADEEEDEEDSKFVLFFPSFTWVVRDFTLDLVIDGKNVNEDQYLDFALQLRKGNNKKALEYNLPRQCIRNYFPSRKCFVFPSPASPEKMKQLESLQEKDLVPDFLEVTGRFCEHIFRNSVVKTLKGGHKVTGKLLGHLAKIYVDTISSGKVPCLDNAVVALANLENKCAVEEAFKVYERGMEEVKKTFPVNVDEISSEHQRFSSLANAEFMKRSFKDEKQEYINQLKEKIDVYYGCLLEDNGLASKKKCEDLLKDLFSEMNKKLQDGVYSQPGGYELYCKDRDVIVEKYRREPNKGVLAEAVLHEFLNERGAEANSILYTDTKLTENDKKIQEEKERNALMQQKCEEEQEKRIESERMMAAEKVRQDDQIKQMQEKFEKEREQMQQETEKAIDSKLKEQEEMLNKGFKERADLLSEEINDLKKEKKGFMEEYIMPIVGAAAQILPTILDYRVMMKGMKYGKVKI; this is translated from the exons ATGTCTAAACCCACAATGATGCCTTCGCCCATTTGTTTGGTGGAGAATGTGAACGGATCACTCAGCATCTGTAAAGATGCCATAGATTTTCTCAGTAATATTAATGAGCCGGTGGTGGTGGTGTCTGTGGTGGGACTCTACCGTACGGGGAAGTCTTACCTCATGAACCGACTAGCCGGACAACAGACAG GCTTTGCTCTCGGCAACACTATTGAGTCAAAGACCAAAGGTATCTGGATGTGGTGTGTCCCTCACCCGAAAAAACAAGGACACACTTTGGTTCTGCTGGACACAGAGGGACTGGGTGATGTTGACAAG ggagACTCTAAGAACGACGGCTGGATCTTCTGTTTGGCTGTTCTTCTCAGCAGTACTCTGGTGTACAACAGCCGTGGCACCATCGACAACAGCGCACTGGAGAAACTGCA CTACATCACTGAGCTCACAGAGCAGATCAagatcagaacagcagaagcagcagacgaggaggaggatgaagaggaCTCAAAGTTTGTGCTTTTCTTCCCATCATTCACCTGGGTCGTGAGAGATTTTACTTTGGATTTGGTGATTGATGGAAAGAATGTTAATGAAGACCAGTACCTAGATTTTGCCCTGCAGCTGAGGAAAG GTAATAATAAGAAGGCATTGGAATACAATCTGCCCCGTCAGTGCATTCGAAACTACTTCCCATCCCGGAAGTGTTTTGTGTTCCCATCTCCAGCCTCACCTGAGAAGATGAAGCAATTAGAAAGTCTGCAAGAAAAAGACCTTGTACCAGATTTTCTGGAGGTCACAGGTCGTTTCTGTGAGCACATCTTTCGCAACAGTGTTGTGAAAACACTGAAAGGGGGGCATAAAGTCACTggtaaat TGCTTGGACATCTGGCTAAGATTTACGTGGACACGATCAGCAGTGGTAAAGTGCCCTGTCTGGATAACGCCGTGGTTGCTCTGGCAAATCTAGAGAACAAGTGTGCTGTTGAAGAAGCTTTCAAAGTGTATGAGAGAGGGATGGAAGAG GTGAAGAAGACATTTCCAGTAAATGTGGATGAAATCTCCTCTGAACACCAGAGGTTTAGCAGTCTGGCCAACGCTGAGTTCATGAAACGCTCCTTTAAAGACGAAAAACAAGAATACATTAATCAACTGAAA GAAAAAATCGATGTGTACTATGGATGCCTGCTTGAAGACAATGGCTTGGCATCAAAGAAAAAGTGTGAAGATCTGCTGAAGGATTTGTTCtctgaaatgaataaaaagttgCAGGATGGAGTGTACAGTCAGCCTGGTGGATATGAACTCTACTGCAAAGACAGAGACGTCATCGTTGAAAAGTACCGCAGAGAACCCAACAAAGGTGTACTG gCCGAGGCCGTGCTGCATGAGTTTCTGAACGAACGAGGAGCTGAAGCAAACAGCATCCTCTACACAGATACAAAACTCACTGAAAACGATAAAAAGATTCAAG AGGAGAAGGAGAGGAATGCTTTGATGCAACAGAAGTGTGAGGAGGAACAGGAGAAACGAATAGAGAGCGAACGAATGATGGCGGCAGAAAAAGTGCGGCAGGATGACCAAATCAAGCAGATGCAGGAGAAGTTTGAGAAGGAGCGAGAGCAAATGCAGCAGGAGACGGAGAAAGCCATCGACAGCAAACTAAAGGAGCAGGAGGAGATGCTGAATAAAGGCTTTAAGGAGAGGGCTGATCTCCTGTCTGAGGAGATCAATGATCTGAAAAAAGAGAAG
- the gbp1 gene encoding guanylate-binding protein 1 (The RefSeq protein has 1 non-frameshifting indel compared to this genomic sequence), whose translation MSKPTMMPSPICLVENVNGSLSICKDAIDFLSNINEPVVVVSVVGLYRTGKSYLMNRLAGQQTGFALGNTIESKTKGIWMWCVPHPKKQGHTLVLLDTEGLGDVDKGDSKNDGWIFCLAVLLSSTLVYNSRGTIDNSALEKLHYITELTEQIKIRTAEAADEEDEEDSKFVLFFPSFTWVVRDFTLDLVIDGKNVNEDQYLDFALQLRKGNNKKALEYNLPRQCIRNYFPSRKCFVFPSPASPEKMKQLESLQEKDLVPDFLEVTGRFCEHIFRNSVVKTLKGGHKVTGKLLGHLAKIYVDTISSGKVPCLDNAVVALANLENKCAVEEAFKVYERGMEEVKKTFPVNVDEISSEHQRFSSLANAEFMKRSFKDEKQEYINQLKEKIDVYYGCLLEDNGLASKKKCEDLLKDLFSEMNKKLQDGVYSQPGGYELYCKDRDVIVEKYRREPNKGVLAEAVLHEFLNERGAEANSILYTDTKLTENDKKIQEEKERNALMQQKCEEEQEKRIESERMMAAEKVRQDDQIKQMQEKFEKEREQMQQETEKAIDSKLKEQEEMLNKGFKERADLLSEEINDLKKEKKGFMEEYIMPIVGAAAQILPTILDYRVMMKGMKYGKVKI comes from the exons ATGTCTAAACCCACAATGATGCCTTCGCCCATTTGTTTGGTGGAGAATGTGAACGGATCACTCAGCATCTGTAAAGATGCCATAGATTTTCTCAGTAATATTAATGAGCCGGTGGTGGTGGTGTCTGTGGTGGGACTCTACCGTACGGGGAAGTCTTACCTCATGAACCGACTAGCCGGACAACAGACAG GCTTTGCTCTCGGCAACACTATTGAGTCAAAGACCAAAGGTATCTGGATGTGGTGTGTCCCTCACCCGAAAAAACAAGGACACACTTTGGTTCTGCTGGACACAGAGGGACTGGGTGATGTTGACAAG ggagACTCTAAGAACGACGGCTGGATCTTCTGTTTGGCTGTTCTTCTCAGCAGTACTCTGGTGTACAACAGCCGTGGCACCATCGACAACAGCGCACTGGAGAAACTGCA CTACATCACTGAGCTCACAGAGCAGATCAagatcagaacagcagaagcagcagacgaggaggaggatgaagaggaCTCAAAGTTTGTGCTTTTCTTCCCATCATTCACCTGGGTCGTGAGAGATTTTACTTTGGATTTGGTGATTGATGGAAAGAATGTTAATGAAGACCAGTACCTAGATTTTGCCCTGCAGCTGAGGAAAG GTAATAATAAGAAGGCATTGGAATACAATCTGCCCCGTCAGTGCATTCGAAACTACTTCCCATCCCGGAAGTGTTTTGTGTTCCCATCTCCAGCCTCACCTGAGAAGATGAAGCAATTAGAAAGTCTGCAAGAAAAAGACCTTGTACCAGATTTTCTGGAGGTCACAGGTCGTTTCTGTGAGCACATCTTTCGCAACAGTGTTGTGAAAACACTGAAAGGGGGGCATAAAGTCACTggtaaat TGCTTGGACATCTGGCTAAGATTTACGTGGACACGATCAGCAGTGGTAAAGTGCCCTGTCTGGATAACGCCGTGGTTGCTCTGGCAAATCTAGAGAACAAGTGTGCTGTTGAAGAAGCTTTCAAAGTGTATGAGAGAGGGATGGAAGAG GTGAAGAAGACATTTCCAGTAAATGTGGATGAAATCTCCTCTGAACACCAGAGGTTTAGCAGTCTGGCCAACGCTGAGTTCATGAAACGCTCCTTTAAAGACGAAAAACAAGAATACATTAATCAACTGAAA GAAAAAATCGATGTGTACTATGGATGCCTGCTTGAAGACAATGGCTTGGCATCAAAGAAAAAGTGTGAAGATCTGCTGAAGGATTTGTTCtctgaaatgaataaaaagttgCAGGATGGAGTGTACAGTCAGCCTGGTGGATATGAACTCTACTGCAAAGACAGAGACGTCATCGTTGAAAAGTACCGCAGAGAACCCAACAAAGGTGTACTG gCCGAGGCCGTGCTGCATGAGTTTCTGAACGAACGAGGAGCTGAAGCAAACAGCATCCTCTACACAGATACAAAACTCACTGAAAACGATAAAAAGATTCAAG AGGAGAAGGAGAGGAATGCTTTGATGCAACAGAAGTGTGAGGAGGAACAGGAGAAACGAATAGAGAGCGAACGAATGATGGCGGCAGAAAAAGTGCGGCAGGATGACCAAATCAAGCAGATGCAGGAGAAGTTTGAGAAGGAGCGAGAGCAAATGCAGCAGGAGACGGAGAAAGCCATCGACAGCAAACTAAAGGAGCAGGAGGAGATGCTGAATAAAGGCTTTAAGGAGAGGGCTGATCTCCTGTCTGAGGAGATCAATGATCTGAAAAAAGAGAAG